The following are from one region of the Salvia hispanica cultivar TCC Black 2014 chromosome 1, UniMelb_Shisp_WGS_1.0, whole genome shotgun sequence genome:
- the LOC125217029 gene encoding WAT1-related protein At5g07050-like: MKSGGTFFNTCKPYIAMISLQFGYAGMNIITKISLNGGMSHYVLVVYRHAIATAVIAPFAFFFERKEQPKITFPVFMQIFILGLLGPVIDQNFYYAGLKLTSPTFSCAMSNMLPAMTFVMAIIFRMEKVNIKKVIYQAKVVGTVITVAGAMLMTLYKGPLVEMVWTAHRHSTSGSSSSDDTSKDSSDRDWFIGCILLIIATLAWASLFILQKAALKTYSNHQLSLTTMVCGMGTLQAIAVTFVMEHNPSVWTIGWDMNLLAAAYAGIVTSSISYYVQGLVMKTKGPVFATAFSPLMMIIVAVMGSFILAEKIYLGGMIGSAIIVVGLYSVLWGKYKEDQENKLLEEIPEVIKANNNNNNNNGIGNVEEEKTAAVAIDLPIFTPPIKPT; the protein is encoded by the exons atgaaGAGTGGTGGGACTTTCTTCAACACCTGCAAACCCTACATTGCTATGATCTCTCTTCAATTTGGATATGCAGGCATGAATATCATAACCAAGATATCACTCAATGGAGGGATGAGCCATTACGTTCTAGTCGTTTATCGACACGCCATCGCCACTGCTGTCATCGCTCCTTTTGCTTTCTTCTTCGAGAGGAAAGAACAGCCAAAGATAACATTCCCTGTCTTCATGCAAATTTTTATCCTTGGCCTTCTCgg GCCTGTGATTGATCAAAACTTCTACTATGCTGGTCTAAAGCTGACATCACCAACATTTTCATGCGCGATGAGTAACATGCTACCCGCTATGACATTTGTAATGGCCATCATATTTAG GATGGAGAAAGTGAATATAAAGAAGGTGATATACCAAGCGAAAGTGGTGGGAACGGTGATAACGGTGGCCGGGGCGATGCTGATGACCTTGTACAAAGGCCCACTAGTGGAAATGGTGTGGACGGCCCACCGCCACTCCACCAGCGGAAGCAGCAGCAGCGATGACACAAGCAAGGACAGCAGCGACCGCGACTGGTTCATCGGGTGCATCCTCCTAATTATCGCCACGTTGGCATGGGCTTCCCTCTTCATCCTGCAGAAAGCAGCACTGAAAACCTACTCCAACCACCAGCTCTCTCTCACCACAATGGTCTGCGGCATGGGCACCCTTCAAGCCATCGCCGTCACCTTCGTCATGGAACACAACCCCTCGGTCTGGACCATCGGCTGGGACATGAACCTCCTCGCTGCTGCATACGCG GGTATTGTGACATCGAGCATATCGTACTACGTGCAAGGGCTGGTGATGAAGACGAAAGGCCCGGTTTTCGCCACGGCTTTTAGCCCGCTCATGATGATCATAGTTGCGGTTATGGGATCCTTTATCCTAGCGGAGAAGATCTATCTTGGAGG GATGATTGGATCAGCTATAATCGTGGTGGGGCTCTACTCGGTGCTGTGGGGAAAGTATAAGGAAGACcaagaaaacaaattactTGAAGAAATTCCAGAAGTCATCAaagctaataataataataataataataatggtaTAGGAAATGTTGAGGAAGAAAAGACAGCTGCAGTTGCAATTGATCTGCCCATATTTACTCCACCAATTAAACCAACTTGA
- the LOC125222272 gene encoding WAT1-related protein At5g07050-like: MKSGGSFFNTCKPYIAMISLQFGYAGMNIITKISLNGGMSHYVLVVYRHAIATAVIAPFAFFFERKAQPKITFPVFMQIFILGLLGPVIDQNFYYAGLKLTSPTFSCAMSNMLPAMTFVMAIIFRMEKVNIKKVIYQAKVVGTVITVAGAMLMTLYKGPLVEMVWTAHRHSTSGSSSSDDTSKDSSDRDWFIGCILLIIATLAWASLFILQKAALKTYSNHQLSLTTMVCGMGTLQAIAVTFVMEHNPSVWTIGWDMNLLAAAYAGIVTSSISYYVQGLVMKTKGPVFATAFSPLMMIIVAVMGSFILAEKIYLGGMIGSAIIVVGLYSVLWGKYKEDQENKLLEEIPEVIKANNNNNNNNGIGNVEEEKTSAVAIDLPIFTPPTKPT, from the exons atgaagaGTGGTGGGAGTTTCTTCAACACCTGCAAACCCTACATTGCTATGATATCTCTCCAATTTGGATATGCAGGCATGAATATCATAACCAAAATATCACTCAATGGAGGGATGAGCCATTACGTTCTAGTCGTTTATCGACACGCCATTGCCACTGCTGTCATCGCTCCTTTCGCTTTCTTCTTCGAGAGGAAAGCACAGCCAAAGATAACATTCCCTGTCTTCATGCAAATTTTCATCCTTGGCCTTCTCGG GCCTGTGATTGATCAAAACTTCTACTATGCTGGTCTAAAGCTGACATCACCAACATTTTCATGTGCAATGAGCAACATGCTACCCGCTATGACATTTGTAATGGCCATCATATTCAG GATGGAGAAAGTGAATATAAAGAAGGTGATATACCAAGCGAAAGTGGTGGGAACAGTGATAACGGTAGCCGGGGCGATGCTGATGACCTTGTACAAAGGCCCACTAGTGGAAATGGTGTGGACGGCCCACCGCCACTCCACCAGCGGAAGCAGCAGCAGCGATGACACAAGCAAGGACAGCAGCGACCGCGATTGGTTCATCGGGTGCATCCTCCTAATAATTGCCACGCTGGCATGGGCCTCCCTCTTCATCCTGCAGAAAGCAGCACTGAAAACCTACTCCAACCACCAGCTCTCTCTCACCACAATGGTCTGCGGCATGGGCACCCTTCAAGCCATCGCTGTCACCTTCGTCATGGAACACAACCCCTCAGTCTGGACCATCGGCTGGGACATGAACCTACTCGCTGCTGCATACGCG GGAATAGTGACATCGAGCATATCGTACTACGTGCAAGGGCTGGTGATGAAGACGAAAGGCCCGGTTTTCGCCACGGCATTTAGCCCGCTCATGATGATCATAGTTGCGGTTATGGGATCCTTTATCCTAGCGGAGAAGATCTATCTTGGAGG GATGATTGGATCAGCTATAATCGTGGTGGGGCTCTACTCGGTGCTGTGGGGGAAGTACAAGGAAGACcaagaaaacaaattactTGAAGAAATTCCAGAAGTCATCAaagctaataataataataataataataatggtaTAGGAAATGTTGAGGAGGAAAAGACATCTGCAGTTGCAATTGATCTGCCCATATTTACTCCACCAACCAAACCAACTTGA
- the LOC125222192 gene encoding WAT1-related protein At5g07050-like produces the protein MKSGGSFFNTCKPYIAMISLQFGYAGMNIITKISLNGGMSHYVLVVYRHAIATAVIAPFAFFFERKAQPKITFPVFMQIFILGLLGPVIDQNFYYAGLKLTSPTFSCAMSNMLPAMTFVMAIIFRPGMEKVNIKKVIYQAKVVGTVITVAGAMLMTLYKGPLVEMVWTAHRHSTSGSSSSDDTSKDSSDRDWFIGCILLIIATLAWASLFILQKAALKTYSDHQLSLTTMVCGMGTLQAIAVTFVMEHNPSVWTIGWDMNLLAAAYAGIVTSSISYYVQGLVMKTKGPVFATAFSPLMMIIVAVMGSFILAEKIYLGGMIGSAIIVVGLYSVLWGKYKEDQENKLLEEIPEVIKANNNNNNSNNGIGNVEEEKTAAVAIDLPIFTPPIKPT, from the exons atgaagaGTGGTGGGAGTTTCTTCAACACCTGCAAACCCTACATTGCTATGATATCTCTCCAATTTGGATATGCAGGCATGAACATCATCACAAAGATATCACTCAATGGAGGGATGAGCCATTACGTTCTAGTCGTTTATCGACATGCCATCGCCACTGCTGTCATCGCTCCTTTTGCTTTCTTCTTCGAGAGGAAAGCACAGCCAAAGATAACATTCCCTGTCTTCATGCAGATTTTCATCCTTGGCCTTCTCgg GCCTGTGATTGATCAAAATTTCTACTATGCTGGTCTAAAGCTGACATCACCAACATTTTCATGTGCGATGAGCAACATGCTACCCGCTATGACATTTGTTATGGCCATTATATTCAGGCCAGG gaTGGAGAAAGTGAATATAAAGAAGGTGATATACCAAGCGAAAGTGGTGGGAACGGTGATAACGGTGGCCGGGGCGATGCTGATGACCTTGTACAAAGGCCCACTAGTGGAAATGGTGTGGACGGCCCACCGCCACTCCACCAGCGGAAGCAGCAGCAGCGATGACACAAGCAAGGACAGCAGCGACCGCGATTGGTTCATCGGGTGCATCCTCCTAATAATTGCCACGCTGGCATGGGCCTCCCTCTTCATCCTGCAGAAAGCAGCACTGAAAACCTACTCCGACCACCAGCTCTCTCTCACCACAATGGTCTGCGGCATGGGCACCCTTCAAGCCATCGCCGTCACCTTCGTCATGGAACACAACCCCTCAGTCTGGACCATCGGCTGGGACATGAACCTACTCGCTGCTGCATACGCG GGAATAGTGACATCGAGCATATCGTACTACGTGCAAGGGCTGGTGATGAAGACGAAAGGCCCGGTTTTCGCCACGGCTTTTAGCCCGCTCATGATGATCATAGTTGCGGTTATGGGATCCTTTATCCTAGCGGAGAAGATCTATCTTGGAGG GATGATTGGATCAGCTATAATCGTGGTGGGGCTCTACTCGGTGCTGTGGGGAAAGTATAAGGAAGACcaagaaaacaaattactTGAAGAAATTCCAGAAGTCATCAaagctaataataataataataacagtAATAATGGGATAGGAAATGTTGAGGAAGAAAAGACAGCTGCAGTTGCAATTGATCTGCCCATATTTACTCCACCAATTAAACCAACTTGA